The DNA window GCCCGCAGCGTCCCATCACCAGAAAATCGTCGTGATCGACGACTGCTTCGCCTTTTGCGGCGGGATCGACATGACCGGCGACCGGTGGGACACGCGCCATCATCGCGACGAAGATCCCGGCCGCCACCATCCCGATGGGACGCCCTACGGCCCCTGGCATGACGCGACCACGGCGCTGGCGGGACCGGTCGCGGCGGCTCTGGGCGAACATGCGCGGATGCGGTGGCAGGGGGCGGGCGGCGATGTGCTGGAGCCGGTCGAGGGCGTCGCCGACTGCTGGCCCGAAAGCCTGCCGGTGATGTTCGAGCATGTCGACGTCGCCATTGCCCGCACCGCGCCGCCGATGGAGGATCAGGAGGAACTGACCGAGATCGAGCGGCTCTACCTCAACCAGATCGCGGCGGCGAAGCGGCACATTTACGCCGAAAGCCAGTATTTCGCGTCCCGCCGCATCGCCGAGGCGATCGCGAAGCGGCTGGACGAGCCGGACGGGCCGGAAATCGTCATCGTCAATCCGCTTGCCGCCGACGGCTGGCTGGAGCAGCAGGCGATGGACACCGCGCGCGCGCGCCTGTTCGAAGCGCTGAAGGCGCGCGATCCGCGGGGGCGGCTGCGCATCTATCACCCCTATACGCAGCGCGGGACGGCGATCTATGTCCACGCGAAGATTCTGATCGTCGACGATCGGCTGATCCGGGTCGGCTCCTCCAACATGAACAACCGGTCGATGCGGCTCGACACCGAATGCGATGTCTGCATCGACACGGCACTGCCCGCCAATGACGGGCGGCAGGGGAAGATATTGCGCATTCGCAACGACCTGATCGCCGAGCATCTGGACCTGCCGGTCGAGCGGGTGGCGGCAGTGCTGGCGGAACGCGGCCTTGTCGCGGGGATCGAGGAGTTGCGGCAGAAGCCGGGCCGCACGCTGCGCCCCTACCAGACGCCGGACCTGAACGCCGTGCAGGAGTGGCTCGCCGACCATGAGGTGCTGGACCCCGAAGGGCCGGACGAGATGTTCGAGCCGGTGAGCGAGCGTGGACTGTTTCGCCGGATGAAGGGCTGGTTCGGGCGGACCTAAAGCCGGGCGAGCGCGTCGGCGATCCGCTCCACCGCCACGGCAAATCCGTCCGCCTGCTGCGCGAAGCCAAGCCGCATGTGCGCGGGGTGTCCGAAGCAGTCGCCGGGCGCTAGGAGCACGCCTGCCGCCGCCAGCGTCTCGCAGAAGGGGCGGGCGTCGGCGGCCTGCGTCAGCCAGGGGAAGGCGGTGGTGCCGCCTTCGGGCCGGACCCAGGCGAGGCGATCCTGCGACCCGGCGATGAGCGTGTCGAGCAGCGCGATATTGGCGTGCGCCACCGCCTCCAGCCGTGCGAGGATCGCTGCGCCGTGGCGCAGTGCGTGGGCCGCCAGCCGCTCCAGCACGGGGGATGCGCTGATCGTGAAATAGCTGCGCGCGTCGACGATCCGCGCCCGGCGTTCTGCATCGGCGTCGATAAGCCAGCCGGTGCGCAGGCCCGGCAGCGAGAGCGCCTTCGACATATCGCTGGTAACGATGACGTTGGGTATGCCGGCGGCGGAGGCCTGCGGCTGGTTGAAATAGAGCGGGTGGTAGACCTCGTCCACCAGCAGCGGGATGTTGCGGTCCGCAAGCGTGGCGGCGAGCATTTCGATGTCCGCGCGCGGCATCACGGCGCCGGTCGGGTTGTGCGGCGTGTTGAGGATGACGAGCCGGGTGGCGGCGTTCACCTGCGCCAGAATGGCGTCGGCGCGCTGGGCGAAACCTTCGGCGCGGTCGAGCCGGTAGCGGCGGCCGGCAAGCCCCCAGCCCTGCGCCACGGCCTCATAGGCGGGATAGCCGGGATCGGGCAGCACGATGTTCGCGCCCGGTTCCGCCAGCAGGCAGAAGAGGATGGAGAGCGCCTCCGAAGCGCCGGTGGTGGCGACGACGCTGCCGGGATCGGCGCGGTGAAAAGCGGCGATGGCTTCGCGCAGCAGTGCGCTGCCCTGCGGCGGGGCGTAGCTGAGGACGGTGTCAGCAAGGTCGAGCGGATCGTCGCCGAGCGCCGCGACCTGCGCCAGCGTCCAGCGCGGCCCGGTGCTCGACGCAAGATTATAGGCGATGGGGGGCGTCGCGAAATCATGCGCCGAGAGCCAGTGGTCGAGAGCGAAGGGAGGAAGCTGCGTCATGGGCGCATCCTCCCCGGCGTGCAGGCAGGCGGCAAGGGCCAGTGCGGCGGGGCTGGCGTGGCGGCGCTAAAGCCCCAGCGCCTTGCGCAGTTCGGCGTTGATGCGGCTCTGCCAGCCCGGCCCGGTCGCGCGGAAGGCATCCAGAACCGCGCGATCGAGACGCAGCGTCACCTGCTGCTTGGGATCGGCGGAGGGGGGGCGGCCGGGGCGGGTGAGCGTGCCGGAGGCGGGGCGGATGACGTGGTCGCCGACCCGGACTTCCGCATGGCGAAAGAAGGACGCGTCCAGCTCGGGCGCATCATCCGGATCAATCCAGGGCTGCTTCGTAAAACTGTCTTTCGCGGTCATTGGCATATCTCATCGAAATGATGCGGCGAGATCTGTGTCGGGGCGCCCACACCAATATCACCGCACGGTCATCCAGATAACCATAGGTGATGTAGCGGTCCTCACCATAGTCGATACGATCGTCGAGCGCCGTGAGAATGCGCCCGGCGAAAATTCGGGCTGCATCCGCAAAATCAAGCCCTCTTTCCGCCAGCGTCTTTTCCCGTTTGGCGGGATCGAAACTGATCTTCATCATAGCCTCCTGGCGCCATCGCGTCGGAGGCACGTGATGCGCCTCAGCCTTTCCTGCCAGTTACATTAGTGTAAGGGCGCTGCCCGCGCAACAATATTCGTAACTACAGAAATTACTCCGCCGCCAGCAGGGCTTCGGCGCTCTGCAGGTTGACGGAGACGAGGCGGCTGACGCCCTGTTCGACCATGGTGACGCCGAACAGGCGGTGCATGCGCGCCATGCTGACGGCATTGTGGGTGACGATGAGGTAGCGGGTGCTGGTCTGCGCCACCATGGCGTCGAGCAGGTCGCAGAAGCGCTCGACATTGGCGTCGTCCAGCGGCGCGTCCACTTCGTCCAGCACACAGATCGGCGCTGGGTTGGTGAGGAACAGGCCGAAGATGAGCGCGACGGCGGTCAGCGCCTGCTCGCCGCCGGACAGGAGCGTCAGCGCGGCGAGTTTCTTGCCCGGCGGCTGGGCCATGATTTCGAGGCCTGCTTCGAGCGGATCGTCGCTGTCGATGAGTTCGAGATGCGCCTGCCCGCCGTTGAAGAGCGTGGTGAAGAGGCGGCGGAAATGGCCGTCCACCGCTTCGAATGCCGCGAGCAGGCGCTGGCGGCCTTCGCGGTTCAGGCTGCCGATGGAGCCGCGAAGCTGGTGGACGGCGGTCGTGAGTTCGGCGCTTTCGGCGCGGCTGGTGGCCTGTGCGCTCTCCAGCTCCTCCAGTTCCTGCGCCGCGACGAGGTTGACCGGGCCGATCCTTTCGCGGTCGGCGGCGAAGCGGTCATGGTCGGCCTGTTCGGTCTGGGCGATGCGGATGTCGGCGCTCGCGAAGCCGAGCTTTTCGGGCAGGACAGGGGGCGGGCACTCGAAGCGTTCGCCCGAGAGGCGGTTGGTTTCGATGCGGCGTTCGTCGGCGGCTTCGGCGCGGGCGGTGGCGGTGGCGCGGGCCTCGCGCGCGGCGGCGAGGGTTTCGCCCGCCTGCGCGGCGAGCGCTTCGGCGGCGCGAAGGGCGGCTTCGGCCTCCTGCTCGGCGCGGCGGGCGGCGTCGGCGTCCTGCGTCAGGGTGGCGCCGCTGGATTCGAGGGCGGCAATGGTGCCCGTCAGCGCGTCCGGTTGATCGGCGAGCTTCGCCTGCTCGGCGGCGATTTCTTCGGCGCGGCCGACCATGGCGGCGATGCGTTTCGCCGCTTCGCCCGCGCGGGCGCGCCAGCCTCTGATTTCCGCGTCGGCGGCGGCCTGACGCTCGCGGTCGGCGGCCAGCGCGCGGTCGGCGAGCGCCTGTTCGGCCTGCAACTGGCTGACGGCGGCGCGGGCCTTCTCGCTGGCGTGGGAAAGGGCGGCGACGAGATCGCGGGTTTCCGCGCCATCGGGAATGGCAGCGCGGGCGGCCTGCGCCTTGTCCCGCTCAGCGCGGGCGGCCTCCTCGTCGCGGCGGGCGGTGGCGAGCCGCTCCTCGACGCCCTCGCGCCGCCCGGCGAGGCGTTCGAGCGCGGTGGTGGCCTCGTCCGCCGCGCGGATGGCGGCGCGCAGCGTCTGTTCGGCCTGTGCGAAGGCAGCGCGGGCCTGTGCCAGAGCCTGCGCCGCGGCCTGTTCGCGAGCGCGCGCGTCGGCCTGTGCTGCGGTGGCGGCGTCGACTTCGGCCTGCGCGGCGGGGCGGACGGCAGCGAGCGCTTCGAGGCGATTGAGGCGGATGAGCCGCTCCGCCGCTGCCGCGCCGCCCTCCAGCGCGACATAGCCGTCCCATCGGCGCATCTGGCCATCGCGCGTCACGAGCCGCTGGCCGACGGTGAGTGGCTGGCCCGTGTCGGTTTCGGCCACCGCCACCTGCGCCAGACGGCGGGCGAGTTGCGCCGGGGCTTCGACATGCGCCGCGAGGGGTGCCGTGCCTTCGGGCAGGGCGGGGTCGCCGGGCAGCGGGGCGGCCCCCGACCAGCGCCTCTTGCCCTCGGCGGCGACGGGCGCTTCGAGATCGTCGCCCAGCGCGGCGGCGAGCGCGCGTTCATAGCCCGGCGCGGCCTTCAGACGGTCGAGCGCGCGTCCGGTGCCGCTGCCGCTCTCAGTCGCGCGGCGGAGCGCTGCGGCTTCGCTGTCGAGCGCGGCGAGCGCCGCCTGCGCCGACGCAAGCCTAGTCTGAGCAGTGGAGCGGTCTTCCGCAGCGGCGCGTTGCTGCGCCTCGGCGGTCGCGATCGCCGTTTCGGCCGTCGCGCGCTCCGCCTGTGCGGCGGCCTGTTGCGCGATCGCCGTTTCACGCTGCGCCTCCAGTGGCGCGGGGTCGGGGAGAGCGCCCGCTTCGGCGGCGAGGCGCGCCACTTCGCGTTCGGCACGGTCGAGCCGGGTGCGCGCGGCGGCTACGGCAGCCTCCGCGACACGCAGTTCGGCCTGTTCGGCGGCCTGTGTCGCCATGGCCTTCGCCAGAGCCACTTCGGCGTCGCGCGCGGCGGCTTCCGCTTGCGCCATATGGGTGGCGAAAGCAGGCCGGTGCTTTTCGGTGTCCGCGATACGGCTCTTGAGCGCCGCGGTCTCGGCGGTGAGGCGGGCGATGGCGTCGGCGGCGTCGTTGGCGAGCGTGCCTTCGCGCGCGCGGTCCTCCTCCAGCCTGCCAGCCTGCTGCGAGAGGTCGGCGAGGCGGCGGACCGCCGAATCGCGTTCGGTGCGAAGCGCGGCGAGGCGGTGGCCCGCTTCGCTGGCGGCGTCCCGTGCGGTCTGCGCGGCGGCGCGACGGTCGGCGAGGGTGGCCAGAGCGGCTTGTGCGGCGGCGGTGGCATCCGCTTGGCCCGCCTGCGCGGCGGTGACGGCGGCGTCGGCCTGACGGGCTTCGGCGCGGGCGGCTTCGGCGCTGGCATTGGCCTCGCGCCAGCGGGCGAAGAGAGTGCGCGCTTCGGCGATACGAATTTGTTCGGACAGCGCGATATAGCGCTCGGCCGCCCGTGCCTGCCGCCGCAGGCTGGCGGCGCGCGTATCCATGTCGATCAGGATTTCGTCGAGCCGGGCGAGATTGGCTTCGGCGGCGCGCAATTTCTGTTCGGCGTCCTTGCGCCGGACATGAAGGCCCGCAATTCCCGCCGCTTCCTCCAGCATGGCGCGGCGTTCCTGCGGGCGGGCGGCGATGACGGCGGCGATCCGGCCCTGACTGACGAGAGCGGGGCTGTGCGGGCCGGTCGCGGCGTCGGCGAAGATCAGCGCCACGTCCTTGGCGCGCACGTCGCGGCCATTGGCGCGATAGGCGCTGCCCGCGCCACGCTCGATCCGGCGGGTGACTTCGAGTTCGCCGTCAGCGCCGACCTCGACTGCGGAGAAAAGCTCGCCCTGTTCCTGAATCGTCAGCAGGGATACTTCGGCGAAATCTCGGCTGGGGCGAGAGGCGGTTCCGGCGAAGATGACATCCTCCATCCCGCCGCCGCGCATGGAACGGGCGCTCGATTCGCCCATGACCCAGCGGATCGCTTCGAGGAGGTTGGACTTGCCGCACCCGTTGGGGCCGACGATGCCGGTCAGACCCGGCTCGATGCGCAGTTCGGTCGCATCGACGAAGCTCTTGAAGCCGGAGAGCTTGAGCCGCTTTATCTGCACGGGAAAGCGCCGGAGCGGATCGCAGCCGCCCCGGCCCCCTTATCAAGACTGGTTCGCCCCCCGGCGCCCAATCAGAGACCCGCTTCCTTGAGCTTGGGCTGAAGCGAGGCCCAGTTGGCGACATTGTCGAGCAGGACGCCGTTGATGAGGAAGCTGGGCGTGCCCGAGATATTATACTGGCTGTTGGTCGTCTCCACAGCCTTGGCCAGCCGCTCGGCAGCGGCGGTGTCCGCGAGGCACTGTTTGGCCTGATCGGCGGAAATGCCGCGCTGCTGGGCAAATTCGACGAGGCCCGCGACCCGCGCGAGCGTGGCGAAGCGCTCGGCGGGCGCCATGGTGTCGACCGCCTTGAGTTCGGCATCCTTGCCCTGCACCCGGTCGAACATCGCACTCTGGTTGGCGAAGAACTGTTCGGACAGCGGGTAGAAAATATCCTTGCCGCCGCAGCGGGCGAGCAGCGCGGTGGTGAGGTCGATGGGATCGCGCACATAGGTGCGGAATTCGAAATTCATCTTGCCGGTGTCGACCAGCTTGCGGATTTCCTCCGACGCTTCGGCGGAAAAGTCGCGGCAGTGGCTGCATGTGTAGGAGCCATCTTCGACCAGCTTCACCTTGGCCGACGGATTGCCCATGAGGAAGGTGCCCTCGGGCGTCTGCGCCACGGTCTGCGACCAGCTCGTGCCCGCAGGGGCGGCGACGGCGGCGACGGGTTCGCCGGAAGGCTTTGCGCTGTCCTCGCCCTTGCCGCAGGCGGCGAGCGAGAGGCTGAGCGACAGGGCGGCGATAACGGGAAGGGCTTTCACGGCGGACATGGCTCCGAAAACAGATCTTGTGATGCGCGGTTTAGATCAGCGCGCGGGCGCGGGCAATGCGGCCTTGAGCTGGTCCCAGGTGGACCCCTTCACCAGAGTGCCATCCACGACGAAGCCGGGCGTGCCGGTGATCTTCACCCTGTTCCATGCTTCGTCGGTCATGGCGAGCACCTGCTTCATCGACTGGGCGCTGGCGACGCAGGCATTGAGCTGCGCGCTGGTGAAGCCGCGCTTGTTCATGAGCGCGTAGAGGCCGGTCTTCTGCCCGATGTCCTGAAGCGCGGCGACCTGATCGACGGGCCGGGCGTCGGCGGAACCGTCATAGGCGACGATCTGCGGCATCCACGCATCCTGATTGGCGAACAGCGCTTCATGGTTGCCCATGAACCTGGCGGGGCCGCCGCAGCGGGCGAGGAGCGCGGCGGCGAGGTCATATTTGTCGCGCACGGCGTTGCGCACTTCGACGCCGACCTTGCCGCTTTTTACATAATCGGCCTTGAGCGGGGCCGTCCCGTCGCGAACGAAATGGGCGCAGTGCGAGCAGGTGTAGCTTACATATTCGACGAGTTTTGTCTGCGCGGCGGGATTGCCCATATAGTGACCGCCGATGGGCGTCATGGTGACGCGGCTCACCCAGTTGACGGCGGGCGCAGCGGCGAGCGCCGCGGGGATGGCGAGCAGGACGAGCGACAGGATCTTCTTCATGGGGATGCTTCCGTGGGGCAGAACGACCGTTCAGCCGATCTTGGGCAAACCGCTGGAGTTGGCAAGACCCTGCGCCAGCGATTCGAGCACCGCGCGCAATTCGGGATCGCCGATGTCGCGCAGCGAATCGCCCAGCTCGACCGGCACGGGCTTGAGGTTGCGGGGCGGCGGGCGGCGTTCGGCCTGCGCCGGGCCGATCTCCCCCTGCCGCAGTGCCACTTTCGAGACGGCGGCATAGCCGAAGAAGCGGTTCACCCGCTCCACGATCTCGGGCAGCATATGCTGGATCATGGGCGCATGGCCGCTCATGACGGTCAGTTGCAGCGTGCCGCCCGCCTTCTTGCCGACCGGAAAGCGGATCGATTCGGGCGCGGATATGGCGGCATAATGCGATCCCGCAATCTCCGCCCAGCGCGTGACGATGCTCGATTGCACGAAGCCGAACTTGCGGAAAGCGGCGCGGCCGATGTCGGGCATCAGGTCCGCAATGGCGCGCGGACCGCCCGTGCGCGGCCGTTCCGTCGCGGGCGCGGCCTTGGTCTTCAATTTGGGCGTGGCCGGGCGTTCCGTCATGACCCGCTTCATGGCATAGGGCCGCCATGCGCGTCGAGGGCAGAGACAGAAAAATCGCGGGCGACCTGCTCGCTCACTATGACGTTCATGCGCGCAGGCTGCCGTGGCGCGTGCCGCCGGGGAGCAATGGCGCCGATCCCTATCGGGTGTGGCTGTCCGAAGTGATGCTCCAGCAGACGACGGTGGCGGCGGTTGGTCCCTATTATACGAAATTCACCGAGCGCTGGCCGACGGTCGAGGCGCTGGCGGATGCCGCGGACGCCGACCTGATGGCGGCATGGGCGGGCCTTGGCTATTATGCGCGCGCCCGCAACCTGCTCGCCTGCGCGCGGGCGGTGGCGCGGGAGCATGGCGGGCGCTTCCCCGATACGGAAGAAGGGCTGCGCGCCCTGCCCGGTGTGGGCGCCTATACCGCCGCCGCAGTCGCCGCCATCGCCTTCGGGCGGCGGGCGGTCGTGGTGGACGCCAATGTCGAGCGGGTGGTGGCGCGGCTCTTCGCCATCGCGACGCCGCTGCCCGCCGCGCGTGCGGAGATACGCGCGGCGGCGGAGCGGATCACGCCAGATACGCGCGCGGGCGATTTCGCGCAGGCGATGATGGATCTGGGCGCGACGGTCTGCACCCCGCGCAAGCCCGCCTGCGGTGTCTGCCCGCTGCGGGAGGATTGCGCGGCCTTCGCCACCGCCGATCCCGCCGCTTTCCCGGTGAAGGCGCCGAACAAAGCGAAACCGCATCGCTCCGGCCATGGCTGGTGGATGGAGCGGGACGGCCATGTCTGGCTGGTGCGCCGTCCCGACAGGGGCATGCTGGGCGGGATGCGGGCGCTGCCGAGTTCCGACTGGAGCGACGCGCCCGACCCGGCTCCGCCCATGGCGGGGGACTGGCGGACCGTAGGGGAGCCGGTGCTGCACATCTTCACGCATTTCTCTCTGGCGCTGCGCGTCCACCATGCCCATGTGGAAGCCGCGCCTGCGGGCGAGGGCGAGTGGTGGCCCGTCGACCGGATCGGCGAGGCGGGGCTGCCGACGCTGTTCGCGCGCGCGGCGGAAGCGGTGAGAAAGGATCGGGATGCACGGAACTGAGGCGCGAGGCCGGATGCCGGGCTTTGTCGGCGGGACGCTGGACCGGGTCGATCATATCCGCACCAATGCTGTCCTGCTGGCCGACGCTTTTGCCGATCCGAAGGCGCGACTGCTGGTGATGGACGGGCTGGAGCCGGTCGAGGCGGACGGGCATCTGCTGTTCGAGCCGCTGGGGCCGGGCGCGTGGGTGGAGGATCATGTCCTGTTGGGCGTCGATCCGCTCGGGCGGCCGATCTTCGCAAGGCTGGTCGCCGACCTGGGCGCCAATCTGGTGCCGACATCGCGCAGCCGCGCCATCGCGGAACTGGTCCCGGCGGAAGAGGTCGCGCTTTACGGCACGGCGCGCAGTCTGGTGCACTGGCATGCGCGGCATCGCTTCTGTTCGGTGTGCGGCGGGGCGAGCGTGCCGGTCAAGGCAGGCTGGTCGCGGCGCTGCACGGCCTGCGCGGCAGAACATTTCCCGCGCACCGATCCGGTCGTCATCATGCTCGCCGAACATCGCGGGCGGGTGCTGGTGGGACGGCAGCATAGCTGGCCCGAGGGGCGCTATTCGGCGCTGGCGGGCTTTGTCGAGCCGGGCGAGACGATCGAGGAAGCGGTCGCGCGCGAACTCTATGAGGAAGCGGGCATCAGGGTGCGCGACGTGCGCTATGTCATGAGCCAGCCCTGGCCGTTCCCGTCCTCGCTGATGATCGCGTGCATCGGCCAGGCGGACGACGATGCACTGACCATCGACGCGACCGAGATCGAGCATGCTTTCTGGTGCGACGCGGCGGGCGTGCGCGCGGCGATGGAGGAGGCGGAAGGCGCGCCGTTCATCGCGCCGCCGCGCATGGCGGTCGCCTGGCATCTGCTCGACCGCTGGCTGGCGGGCGTTGCCCCGTCCGGGCCAAGCGCGTAAGGCCGCCCCTTCCCATCCGGTCAAGAAGGACTATCTCCTCCCGATGCTCAGTCTCGAAGAAGCCCAGTCGCGCGCGCAGGATCTCGTAGGTGCCGCGCGCAAGGCGGGCGCGGATGCGGCCGACGCCATCTATGCCTGCAATGCGTCGACCAATGTCTCGGTGCGGCTGGGGGCGCTGGAGGATGTCGAGCGATCGGAGGGCGAGGAGATCGGCCTGCGCGTTTTCATCGGCCAGCGATCCGCCAGTATTTCCGCGTCGGACATGAACCCGGCGACTTTAGGCACGCTGGTCGACCGCTGCATCGCGATGGCGCGGGAAGCGCCCGAAGATCCCTATGCGGGCCTTGCGCCCGAGGACCGGCTGATGCGCCGGCGCGCGCCCGCGCTGGACCTCACCGACACGGAAGAGCCGGAACCCGCAGCCATGCGCGAGCGGGCGCTGGAGGCGGAGGATGCGGCGCGGTCCGTGCCCGGCGTCACCAACAGCGAGGGCGGCGGCGCGTCCACCGGGCGCAGTCAGGTGGCGCTGGCGACCAGCCACGGCTTTGTGGGCGCCTATGCAGGCACGAGCCATTCGACCTGGGCCAGCGTGCTGGCGGGCGAAGGCGCAGGGATGCAGCGCGATCATGCCAGCCACAATGTCCGCCATCTCGAAGACCTCGACGATGCCGAGGCCATCGGCATCCGCGCCGGGCAGCGGGCGGTGGCGCGGCTCAATCCGGTCAAGGTCGAAAGCGGCGTCATGCCGGTGATCTTCGACCCGCGCATCGGCTCCAGCCTGATCGGCCATCTGGTGAGCGGCATGGTCGGTCCGGCTATCGCGCGGCGGTCGAGCTTCCTGCTCGACATGCTGGGCGAGGCGATCTTCGACAGCGGCGTCACCATTATCGACGATCCGCTGCTGCCGCGCGGCCTCAGGTCGCGGCCTTTCGATGGCGAGGGGCTGCCGGTGGAGCAGCGGGCGCTGATCGACCGGGGCGTGCTGACCGGATGGCTGATGGACAGCGCGTCGGCGCGGCAACTCGGGCTGGAGCCGACCGGCCATGCGAGCCGGGGCGGCAGCGGCGCGCCGGGCGCAAGCGTCACCAACGTCCATATGGAGCCGGGCGATGCGTCCCCGGGCGACCTGATGGCCGACGTGAAACGCGGCCTTTACGTCACCGAACTCATCGGCATGGGCGTCAACGGCGTGACCGGCGACTATAGCCGGGGCGCGGCGGGCTTCCTGATCGAAAATGGCGCGGTCGCCCACGCGGTGTCGGAAATCACGATTGCCGGGAACCTCAGGGACATGTTCCGCACGTTGGTGCCGGCGAACGACCTGCATTTCCGCTACGCCATCAACGTGCCGACGATCCGCGTCGACGGGATGACCGTTGCCGGGGGATGATGTCTTTCTGCGCGCGACGGTTTCCGCCGTCGCCGATGCCGCCGACCATGCTCTGACGCTGTGGGCGGGCGGCGAGACGCGCGTGCGCCAGTGGGAGAAAGTGCCGGGTCATCCGGTCTGCGAGGCGGACCTGTCGGTGGACGCCATGCTGCGCGAGCGGCTGGCGGCGATCGACCCGGAGGCGGGCTGGCTTTCCGAGGAAACGGCGGATACCGCGCACCGGCTGGGCGTGTCGCGGGTGTGGGTGGTCGATCCCATCGACGGCACGCGCGATTATCTGCGCGGGCGTCCGGGCTGGGCCGTGTCGGTCGCGCTGGTCGAGGATGGCGCGCTGCGGCTCGGCATTCTCGCCGCACCTGCGCGCAACGAACTGTGGATCGCGCAGGCGGGCCGGGGCGCAAGCCGCAACGGGCGGACGCTGCGGGCGGGCGACCGGACCGCGCTGCCGGGCGCGCGGGTGCCCGCCGAACAGCTTCCCCGGCAGGACCGGGATCTGACCGCCGTCCCCCGGCCAAACAGCATCGCGCTGCGCATGGCTATGGTCGCGGCGGACGAGGCCGATCTGGTGGCGACGCTGCGGTGGGGCAATGAATGGGATGTCGCGGCGGCCGCGCTGATCTGCGCCGAGGCTGGCGCGGTCGTGACCGACGCGCTGGGCGATCCGATGCGGTTCAACAGCCCCGATCCGACGGCGTTCGGCCTGCTCTGTTCTGCGCCCGGTATCCATGCGGCGGCGGTCGACAGGCTGCGGCCCCGGGTATCCGAAATGGTGGACATGCCGCGCTGACCGCCGCTGCGGTTAAGCACAAGAAACGGTCGGTCGCGTGTTTGGAGCCGTCTGCCGCGCTCCTGAAATCCTCCGCAACCAACCTCAAAGCTGTGGGTTGAGCGCAATTTTTTCCATCTTTTTTGAATCGGATGCCCTGACGCAGCATGAAATGTCTTTTAATGGCACAGATATTGTGATGAACTGACACAGCTAACAAAAGCGCAAACGCTATAAAATGGAGAGGGTTGCGATGGATGACAGGGCGATTCCGTCCTTTGATATACTGCCGGAGCCGGGCTGGCATGCGGCGGCCAATGCCGACACGGTGATGCATTATGCCTCGAAAATCGTGGGTTATCTGGCGTTGGGCGGCGCAATCGTCGCCGGGGTAATGCTCATGTTGCTGTGAACGAGCGCCCTGCCGGGCAATTCACGCTGTTCATCGCTAACTGTGCGTTATGCGGCCTGTGGCCATTAGACGGCCAGTTGGCGTCGTGCTAAAACCTCCCCGACAGACGACTGGACGGTGACGCAAGCCGTTCACGCTGCTAAAAGGTCGTGTCATATAGGACGCGACGCCGTAACGTCATTC is part of the Sphingobium amiense genome and encodes:
- a CDS encoding phospholipase D-like domain-containing protein; this encodes MSLTPGVDCWRIERAGKASVIIDADNYFRHARAAMMKAKRRIMLIGWDFDAAIGLIREDEAEDGAPVVIGDFITWLVDRTPDLEIFLLRWDVGAMKSMVRPTNLFTTLKWMAHPRVTVKLDSHHPPAASHHQKIVVIDDCFAFCGGIDMTGDRWDTRHHRDEDPGRHHPDGTPYGPWHDATTALAGPVAAALGEHARMRWQGAGGDVLEPVEGVADCWPESLPVMFEHVDVAIARTAPPMEDQEELTEIERLYLNQIAAAKRHIYAESQYFASRRIAEAIAKRLDEPDGPEIVIVNPLAADGWLEQQAMDTARARLFEALKARDPRGRLRIYHPYTQRGTAIYVHAKILIVDDRLIRVGSSNMNNRSMRLDTECDVCIDTALPANDGRQGKILRIRNDLIAEHLDLPVERVAAVLAERGLVAGIEELRQKPGRTLRPYQTPDLNAVQEWLADHEVLDPEGPDEMFEPVSERGLFRRMKGWFGRT
- a CDS encoding pyridoxal phosphate-dependent aminotransferase, yielding MTQLPPFALDHWLSAHDFATPPIAYNLASSTGPRWTLAQVAALGDDPLDLADTVLSYAPPQGSALLREAIAAFHRADPGSVVATTGASEALSILFCLLAEPGANIVLPDPGYPAYEAVAQGWGLAGRRYRLDRAEGFAQRADAILAQVNAATRLVILNTPHNPTGAVMPRADIEMLAATLADRNIPLLVDEVYHPLYFNQPQASAAGIPNVIVTSDMSKALSLPGLRTGWLIDADAERRARIVDARSYFTISASPVLERLAAHALRHGAAILARLEAVAHANIALLDTLIAGSQDRLAWVRPEGGTTAFPWLTQAADARPFCETLAAAGVLLAPGDCFGHPAHMRLGFAQQADGFAVAVERIADALARL
- a CDS encoding BrnA antitoxin family protein, giving the protein MTAKDSFTKQPWIDPDDAPELDASFFRHAEVRVGDHVIRPASGTLTRPGRPPSADPKQQVTLRLDRAVLDAFRATGPGWQSRINAELRKALGL
- a CDS encoding BrnT family toxin, translating into MKISFDPAKREKTLAERGLDFADAARIFAGRILTALDDRIDYGEDRYITYGYLDDRAVILVWAPRHRSRRIISMRYANDRERQFYEAALD
- a CDS encoding chromosome segregation SMC family protein, whose amino-acid sequence is MQIKRLKLSGFKSFVDATELRIEPGLTGIVGPNGCGKSNLLEAIRWVMGESSARSMRGGGMEDVIFAGTASRPSRDFAEVSLLTIQEQGELFSAVEVGADGELEVTRRIERGAGSAYRANGRDVRAKDVALIFADAATGPHSPALVSQGRIAAVIAARPQERRAMLEEAAGIAGLHVRRKDAEQKLRAAEANLARLDEILIDMDTRAASLRRQARAAERYIALSEQIRIAEARTLFARWREANASAEAARAEARQADAAVTAAQAGQADATAAAQAALATLADRRAAAQTARDAASEAGHRLAALRTERDSAVRRLADLSQQAGRLEEDRAREGTLANDAADAIARLTAETAALKSRIADTEKHRPAFATHMAQAEAAARDAEVALAKAMATQAAEQAELRVAEAAVAAARTRLDRAEREVARLAAEAGALPDPAPLEAQRETAIAQQAAAQAERATAETAIATAEAQQRAAAEDRSTAQTRLASAQAALAALDSEAAALRRATESGSGTGRALDRLKAAPGYERALAAALGDDLEAPVAAEGKRRWSGAAPLPGDPALPEGTAPLAAHVEAPAQLARRLAQVAVAETDTGQPLTVGQRLVTRDGQMRRWDGYVALEGGAAAAERLIRLNRLEALAAVRPAAQAEVDAATAAQADARAREQAAAQALAQARAAFAQAEQTLRAAIRAADEATTALERLAGRREGVEERLATARRDEEAARAERDKAQAARAAIPDGAETRDLVAALSHASEKARAAVSQLQAEQALADRALAADRERQAAADAEIRGWRARAGEAAKRIAAMVGRAEEIAAEQAKLADQPDALTGTIAALESSGATLTQDADAARRAEQEAEAALRAAEALAAQAGETLAAAREARATATARAEAADERRIETNRLSGERFECPPPVLPEKLGFASADIRIAQTEQADHDRFAADRERIGPVNLVAAQELEELESAQATSRAESAELTTAVHQLRGSIGSLNREGRQRLLAAFEAVDGHFRRLFTTLFNGGQAHLELIDSDDPLEAGLEIMAQPPGKKLAALTLLSGGEQALTAVALIFGLFLTNPAPICVLDEVDAPLDDANVERFCDLLDAMVAQTSTRYLIVTHNAVSMARMHRLFGVTMVEQGVSRLVSVNLQSAEALLAAE
- a CDS encoding thioredoxin domain-containing protein — protein: MKALPVIAALSLSLSLAACGKGEDSAKPSGEPVAAVAAPAGTSWSQTVAQTPEGTFLMGNPSAKVKLVEDGSYTCSHCRDFSAEASEEIRKLVDTGKMNFEFRTYVRDPIDLTTALLARCGGKDIFYPLSEQFFANQSAMFDRVQGKDAELKAVDTMAPAERFATLARVAGLVEFAQQRGISADQAKQCLADTAAAERLAKAVETTNSQYNISGTPSFLINGVLLDNVANWASLQPKLKEAGL